The genomic interval CgccccaaatcaccccaaaacctgaccccagccccgctgcgcGCCCGCgacccaaaaccaccccaaatcaccccaaaacctgaccccagccccgctgcgcGCCCGCGACGCGCTCAACGTGGCGCACAGGTAATCATCGCCCAAACCGCCCCAAACCGCTCCAAACCGCCCCAAAACCTGaccccagccccgctgcgcGCCCGCgacccaaaaccaccccaaatcaccccaaaacctgaccccagccccgctgcgcGCCCGCGACGTGCTCAACGTGGCGCACAGGTAATCATCGCCCAAAccgccccaaatccccccaaaccgCCCCAAAACCTGaccccagccccgctgcgcGCCCGCgacccaaaaccaccccaaatcaccccaaaacctgaccccagccccgctgcgcGCCCGCGACGTGCTCAACGTGGCGCACAGgtaatccccccaaatccccccaaaccgCCCCAAAACCTGaccccagccccgctgcgcGCCCGCGACGCGCTCAACGTGGCGCACAGGTACCCAAAACCgccccaaatcaccccaaagttgccccaaaacacccccaaaatcaccccgAAGCCACCCCAAACTTCCCAAGCCACCCCAAATCCCCCGCAGGTGCCTGCGCCCCGGGCAGCCGCCGCCGGAGCTGGACGGGCCGTTCCGGGCGCTGCGGCTCAGCCTGGGCCgctgtgagctgctgctgctgcgcgtCCTGCGCTTCCGCCTGCCCACGCAGCACCCGCACAAggtgaccccaaaaccccagacCCCAGACCCCTGCTGCCCACGCAGCACCCGCACAAGGTGACCCCAgacccccagaccccaaatCCCTGCTGCCCACGCAGCACCCGCACAAggtgaccccaaaaccccagaccccaaacccccagacccccagacCCTGGAACCCCTGCTGCCCCCACAGCACCCGCACAAGGTGACCCCAGAACCCcagaccccaaacccccagacccccagaccccaaacccctgcTGCCCCCGCAGCACCTGCACAAggtgaccccaaaaccccagaccccaaacccctgcTGCCCACGCAGCACCCGCACAAGGTGACCCCAGAACCCcagaccccaaacccctgcTGCCCCCGCAGCACCCGCACAAggtgaccccaaaaccccagacCCCCAGAACCCCAGACCCCCAAACCCTGGAACCCcagaccccaaacccctgcTGCCCACGCAGCACCCGCACAAGGTGACCCCAGAATCCcagaccccaaacccccagacCGCCAAATCCCCAGACCTCcacacccccaggacccccgaacccccaaaaccccaaacccccagacCCCCGAACCCCTCCTGCCCACGCAGCACCCCCAACCCAGGACCCCTGgacccccaagaccccaaacccccagacccccaaacccccaggaccccctgggAGCCCCTGAAcccaccaggaccccccagcacccccaggacACGCCTGGGACCCCCCAGACCCTTGAGAcctcccccaggacccccatggGCCCCCCTTACACCCCATAGCCCTGGGACctcccccccgggaccccctcccagctccagggctcccctgggaccccccagccccccgggtCCCCCCTCAAatcctgggacccccccagacccctctgGGACCCTCCCTCAGCCCCAGAGCCTGCCGGGTCCCCCCTcagaccccgggaccccccctccaggcctccccaggcccccccTCAAAtcctgggaccccccagccccctcgGGCCCCCCTCAGATCCCAGGACCCCCCCGTCCCAGGGGGTCCCTGACACGTGTCCCCCCCCATTCACAGTACCTGCTGCAGTACCTGCTGGCgctggggcactgggggggccgggggggctggggccgCGTCCCGGGGGTGTCGTGGGCGCTGGTGCGGGACGGCGCGGGGGGGGGCCTGGGGCTGCGCCACCCCCCCCAGCACGTGGCGGCCGCGGCGCTGCACCTCGCCATGGCGCTGTGCGCCCAGCGCGCCCCCCCGGCGGCCCCCCCGCGCTGGTGGCAGGtaagggggggcggggggggctggggggggggtgtcccggGCGGGGGTGACGCGTCCCGGCCCCCCCGCAGGTGCTGAGCCCCGGGCTGGGCCCCGCGGAGCTGGAGGAGATCGagcgggagctgctggggctctACGGGCTGGACACGCAGGTGGCGGCGGCCCCCccggacggacagacggacacccCGGCtgacggacagacggacggaccCCCCGACTGACCGACGGATGGACCCCCCGGCTGACCGATGGACAGACCCCCCGACTGATGGACGGACCAGTCCCTGGACTGACAGACGCACCAACCCCCGGACTGACACAGACCCCcccggacagacggacagacccccccagacaGATGGAGCCCCCAGACTTATGGACAGACCCCCCCGGAGTGATGGATGGACAGACTCCCCCGGACTGACCCCCACCTGGTGACAGATGGACAGACCCCCCCATAGtgacagacacacggacagaccccccccccccccagcgacggatggacagacagacccCCCCGCAGCCGCTCGTTCCGTCCGTGTTTAATTACCCCTGAGGGGGGGGCACACGTGTGCCCGGCCTCACGTGAGCCCCccccaaataaataattacatacaataaatcagaataaattaaaacatcCCCCCAGCGCCCGGGGGGGGGCCGGTTCGGGGGGTAAATCGGGGGATCCCCCCGCCGGTTAAACATGGCTTATGGGTGCCCCCCCCGGCCATCGCTACAGCGAGGTCTCCAGGCTGTGCAGGCGGTTTGGGGGGGccctgcggggcgggggggggctgTTCTGGTGGGGGGGGGCCCCGCGGTGGTTGTTCTGGTGTGGGGGGGCCCTGCAGTTGTTGTTGCGGTTCGGGGGGGCCCCGCGGTTGTCGCTGCGGTTCGGGGGGGTCCCACAGTTGTTGTTGCGGTTCGGGGGGGTCCCACAGTTGTTGTTGCGGTTCAGGGGGGTCCCACAGTTGTTGTTGTGGTTCGGGGGGGCCCCGCGGTTGTCGCTGCGGTTCGGGGGGGCCCCGCGGTTGTTGTTGCGGTTCGGGGGGGCGTC from Caloenas nicobarica isolate bCalNic1 chromosome 29, bCalNic1.hap1, whole genome shotgun sequence carries:
- the CCNQ gene encoding cyclin-Q; the encoded protein is MEPAEARGAGGGGAEARARFRVARFIMEAGLKLGLGSVAVATACAAFQRFCRAAGPRAPHDPHLVAAAALSLAAKALGAPLRARDVLNVAHRCLRPGQPPPELDGPFRALRLSLGRCELLLLRVLRFRLPTQHPHKYLLQYLLALGHWGGRGGWGRVPGVSWALVRDGAGGGLGLRHPPQHVAAAALHLAMALCAQRAPPAAPPRWWQVLSPGLGPAELEEIERELLGLYGLDTQVAAAPPDGQTDTPADGQTDGPPD